The region CTGGCATTGGTACAAAAAGGTTCGATTATTTATCTGGTATGTACCCGTCATGACAAATCGGATATTCAGACCTTTGCCCTGCACCGCTTCAAGTCGGCGAATGTTTTGAATACCCGTGCCCTGCACCCAGTGAACTTTGACATTGATGCATATATCGAATCAGGTGCTTTGGGCTTCCGGGTCAACTTCGACCAGCCTACTGAAAATGTCATGCTGAAACTGCACATGCCTGAAGCAGATGCGCACTACTTTGAAGAAAGCCAGCTGAGCCGCGATCAACAGATTGAAAAGCTTGATCATGGTATGGCTCTCATTAGTGCAACGGTTCCTTTTACTTCACAACTGGTATGGTGGCTACGCAGCTTTGGCAACAAGATTCAAAAAATTGAACCTGAGCAAGTTTCCCAAGCCGTACATCAAGAAGACGAAGCATAAAATAGATATAAAAAAGTCCCATTCCCGGGACTCATAATTTCTTATCATCTTTTTGTCGTTATTGTGGTTGGTTGATGGTAGTTAATAGCCTGCTGATCCTGCATATGCCTGTCTTGTTCCCCCAGGCATATGCAGTAAGGAAGTTTCATAGTTAAGGTCATTACATGCATAAGCACGCCAGCTCAGCAGTATTGAACCGGATCGATTTCTTCGTAATCCTTTCTCCTCCGTTATTAGATAAAAGCAATTTAATCCAGCCTTCCCTGTATGTGAAATAAAAAGAAGCGATGCCTTTTGCAGATTTTTTTCATAGGATTTTTTATGCTAAACATATTAGACCTCTTGCGAAAGTTGTTATTGCAAGTTGATTCGGTTTACCAGTGCAGCAATTAAGTTCATGCGTAAACCGAATCTTTTCCGTCTATTTCGATAGCGTTCACTTAAGATTCTAAATGTTTTCAATTGACTATTAATGTGTTCGATCACAACGCGTATTTTTCCAATCATTTTATTGTACTTTTTCTCAACTTCAAATAAAGGAAAATTCTTCTTTTTCTTAATGGGCATCAATAATTTAAAGCCATCTTGCTCTAATCCGTAGTACCCTAAATCAGTCATAACATATTCACAATGTTTGAATTTCTTAACCGTTTTCCTTGCCAATTTAATGTCATGCTGACTGCCATACGATATATCTAATCCTATGATTTGTTTACTCTTAGGATGGTAGATCACTTGGGCTTTAAGCGTATGTTTCTTCTTTTTACCACTATAGAACTTACTCTGATTTTTTTTTCGGGCGTTCTATTGAACATTCTGTCGCATCAATAATGACCCAGTTAAAGCGTTCGTCTGTTGTGGTAAGGCTTCGTTTTGGCAGAGTAAAACGTCTTGATCTCATTAAGGCATCTTCAACCTTTTTAATGGTTCGGTTCACATTACTTTCAGCGATATGATAGTGTGCTGCTAACTCCAATTGAGTGCTATAATTTCGTAAGTAATTGAGTGTTAATAACAATTGATCCTCTATAGCTAAAGTATGAGGACGGCCTGATTTCTTTTTGAGTGATTCTGCTTTTTCTAAAACCTCGACCATTTCGGTAAAAACTGCTCGAGGTACGCCAACCAAGCGCTTGAATTCAGAATCTGAAAAACGGTTTAAGTTCTGATATCTCATGAAATCTATATGGGGATGGTTTTTACTTTCGCAAGAGATCTATTATTTTGGTTGATTTTTAATCTAAACCATCTTTACAGGTTAAACCTATAAAATCCAATAACAATTTTGTTCTTGTATAAAACCGCCAAGCCTTGAAAATCTGAAGGTCTGATAAGAACAACAGGGAATCAAGATTTTATGGCAAATCCAGCTCAACTTGTCCGGCATAAACTGCTAAATACCTTTTTTTCACGGTATTCCATCTGGTTCCTTTGTATCTTTATTGCGTTGGTATTTACCGGCTTTCATATCGGCTATTCACCCCGCTATATTTACTATTTCATGCCTCAAACGCTGGTCAATACGCTGTGGATTATTAGCGCTGTTCTGAGTGTGGTGGGACTATATGATGTACTACAACACCGGCATTCTATTCTCAGGAACTATCCGATTATGGGTCATTTCCGCTTCCTGTTTGAAGAGTTCCGTCCAGAAATTCGCCAGTACTTTATTGAAGCCGATCAGGATGCCCTGCCTTTTTCCCGTATGCAGCGCAGTCTGGTTTATCAACGTGCCAAAAATGAAAATTCTGACAAACCTTTTGGTTCGATTATCGATGTCTATAACCATGACTATAAGTTTGTCACGCATTCGATTATCCCTTGCCCACCCGCAGATCCAGCGACTTTCAGGATTACGATTGGCAATGAACAATGTAAGCAGCCTTATAGTGCTTCAATCATGAATATTTCCGCCATGAGTTTTGGCAGTATGAGTGCCAATGCCATCCGCGCGCTTAATCTGGGTGCAAAAATGGGCAATTTCTACCATGATACAGGTGAAGGCAGCATTAGCCCCTATCATCTGGAAAATGGCGGAGACCTGGTTTGGGAAATTGGTAGTGCTTACTTTGGTTGTCGTACACTAGACGGCCAGTTTGATCCGGTCAAATTTGCGGAGAAAGCCAAAATTCCCCAAGTGAAAATGATTGAAATCAAGTTGTCTCAAGGTGCGAAACCAGGACATGGTGGGATTCTTCCAAAAGCCAAGATTTCTGAGGAAATTGCCGAGATTCGTGGAGTCAGCCGGGAACATGACTGTGTTTCTCCAGCAAGTCATCCTGCTTTCGGCACACCGATTGAAATGATGGAATTTATTCAGCAATTGCGTGAGCTGTCTGGTGGAAAACCTGTCGGCTTTAAGCTCTGCCTAGGACAACCCTGGCAATTTATGAGTATTGTCAAAGCCATGCTGCATACCAAAATTCTACCGGACTTCATTGTGGTCGATGGTTCAGAAGGCGGTACCGGAGCAGCCCCTATTGAGATGATTGATAATATTGGCGTACCTCTACGTGAAGGTTTACTGTTCGTTCATAACACATTAGTCGGTGCAGGATTACGTAAACAGATCAAAATTGGTGCAAGTGGTAAAATCATTAGTGCATTTGATATCGCCAGTACGATCGCAATTGGTGCAGACTGGGTCAATTCAGCGCGTGGTTTTATGTTTGCTATTGGCTGCATTCAGGCACAAAGCTGTCATACCAACCAATGTCCTGTCGGTGTCACCACTCAGGACAAGAGCCGCCAAAAGGCGCTGCATGTACCAAGCAAGGCAGAACGGGTCTATAACTATCATAAAAGTACCCTTAAGGCGCTCTCTGAAATGATCGCTTCCGCCGGTGTTTGCCATCCATCTGGTATTAAAGCTCATCAACTGGCTCAACGAATCAATAGCCATGAGATTAAAAACTATGCGCAATTGCACTTCTGGATGAAGGAGAATGAGCTACTCCACTGTGAAAATCGCGATGAAGAAAACTTTTATTATCGTATGTGGAATATTGCTACTGCAGAAAAATTTTAAATATATCGAAATAAAAAAGGCGATCCCAAAGAATCGCCTTAATATACTATTAACCACCTGAACTTAATAATAGGTCCGGCCACCCTGTGCATGCAGGAAGGCTGGAATCAGACCGGTCAGTGCCGCTCGAATGTCGGCACGCTCATTAATCAGCTGATGCGAACCTTCTTCCAGCATCAACAACGTCTGCAAACGGAATTTGCGTCGAATAAATTCGATGTTATAACGCCAATCTACAGTTTGATCCTGCGCACCCTGCGCCAGCCATACCGGAATACGGCAGGCTGGTCGGTCTTCCATCTGCTGCATCCAGCGTGACATCGCCAGAATCCAGTCCATGCCCATCATGCGAGGCTGTAATGGATCCTTTAAACGCACAAAGCGCAGGAATTCAGGATTATGGTTATTGCGTCTGAAATGACGTGGTACTTCACGCTTAATCCGACGAATAATTCCAAGACCCACAGAATTATGCCACCAAGCTGTTTTAGCCGGACGAATCAATGGTGAAAGTAGTAGCACGCGATCTACAAACGGATTTTCACGACGTTCTGCAAACTCCAGCAAGTGATGCATCCAGATCGCTCCACCAGTACTTTGTCCAATACCTAACCAAGGTTTCGGTAACTGCGTTGTATGTCGCACATAACGGTGTACTGCATGCAATACCTGCTGGTAATGATCAAAGTTCTGAATATTGGCCGATGAACCATTACTCAAGCCATGCCCCGGTAAATCAAAGGTCAGTACACTAAATCCTTCTTCCAGCAATTCTTTGACAATTGGCTGATAAATCCCGCTATGTTCCAGATAACCATGCAGCAAGAACACAGTACCCTGGATTTTGTCAAAGCGACTTTCTGTCAGATCAGGTTCAAATACCTGTACATGCAGCTTGAATAATGGCATCTGCACATAACCTTGCCAATGTTTAGCATTCAACAAGTCAAAACCATACAGTTTCCGGTAAGCCTGTAATTCCAGCGTAGGCTGCATATCCCGATTCAGATTTAGCGGTTGCAGCAACTGTGGGGTAATATCCCGGTTGGGAACGGGTAACTCCAGCTGTTTCAGAATTGCCGGGTTTAAAAATGGGATATCTGACATTAAGGTACCTCCCGACAGTCACTTGATCCAAACCACACATCCCGAAGTGTTGCTAAGAGTTCATAGTTAGCCCGTCGGCTATGATCATAGTTTTTAACACTTGGACGCCATGTAGTAAGTGAATTTGGCATTGGCGCTTCCACCGGAATGGTCTGAATACCGTTAAGTGCGAACAGACGGCGTGTACGTGGCATATGATAGCGATCCGTGATCAGGATCACCGTAGGGGCTCCACCCTTCTTCTGTAACAGCAATGAGCTGAAACGGGAATTCTCACAGGTATTCATACTGCGGTCTTCAAGCAGTTTGGCATCCACATCATAGGCTTGTAACCAGCGTTGCATATACGGTGCTTCTACTCCACTCAAAACAATCGGCAGATCATACTGTTTTTCGACTTCCAGGGTTTTTTCCAGGCGCAGACGAGTATAGTCATTGACGATAATATCTTTGCCATTTTCATGCAGGGTCAAACCGCCTCCCAAGACCACAATAGCATAAGGTTTGGACATCTCATCCTGCACTGGCTGAGTTTGGTCATGATTTAAAGTTGCGAGGTCTTCGGCAAATTCCACATTGGTCATTTGCGCAATATTTTGCTGATGCTGTTCAACATCATAGCTTTTTAGGAATTCTATAAACTGTTCCATCTGGGCAGCATTTTCATCACTGCTCAAGCTTAACAGTTCAGTCAGATCATCTGGTTCTACTGCATCAGCTGCTTCTGTTTCAGTCACCAGCAATGGTACCTGAACTTTCTGCTGTTCAGATTTTTCTGCCTCAGCTTCACGTTCATCTTCAAGTAACTGCTGTAAAGCTTTATAGCGTGCCTGAATCAGTGCCAGGTTCTGTGACTGATTTTTGGAAATATCTTCTTCCATCACCTTGAGATAAGCTTGGCGCGCAATCCATAATTCAGAACCTGGCTCCAGTGTTTCGTTGACACTTAAAGATGCCTGTTTCTGACTTTCAGCAGCGATCTGATTGACTTCGACCGGAACAAAATAGTTCAGTCCTTTGACCATCAGATGTGAATAAAACGGTGAATAAAGAAAGACGACGAACAGTGCGCACAGCACAAATAGTGCTGAGACTACTTGAACTATTCGAACCATCCAGTGTGCTTTATCCATCTATTTATCCTTTAATCCTGATGTGAGCGGATCATGCCATTTTCAGCAAACAAAACTGGCTCCGGTTCTAGGAGAACGCCAAATTTTTTCTGAACGTCAGTCTGTACAGCCTTATAGGTTGCACGTACGTCCTTGAGTGAGGCATTGGCATAATTTACCAGCACCAGCGCCTGTTTATGGAACATACCGACTGAACCCAGCTGTTTACCTTTCCATCCACTTTGATCAATCAACCAGCCGGCTGCCATTTTAACTTGATTATTCGGCTGCGGATAATGAGGTAAATTCGGGAATTGTTGAGCAATTTGGTCAAAGAATTGTAATTCAACTACTGGATTCTTAAAGAAACTACCAACATTTGGATATTCTTTAGGATCAGGCAATTTGCTCTGACGAATCTGAATCACCTGGCGCTCCAGATTTTCTGGCGTCTGTTCATCACCTACTGCTGTTTTCAGGTCACCATAATTGAGTTTAAGCTCAGGCTGTTTCAACAAACGGAAGATGACATGGGTAATGATGTAGCGGCCCGGATGGTCTTTAAAGATACTATGACGATAGGCGAAGTCACAATCTGCTGCTTTGATTGAGCTAAAACTGTGATTTTTACGATCGTAGACTTCAACGCTTTCAATAAACTCGCCAACTTCTACCCCATAAGCACCGATATTCTGTACCGGTGAAGCGCCGACAAGCCCCGGAATTAAAGCCAGATTTTGCAGGCCATAAAAGCCTTGCTGTGTGGTCCATAACACAAAATCATGCCAGTTCTGGCCTGCACCAACGCGAAGGCATTGCACCTGATCATCCGCATCCAGCAGTTCAATACCCTGGATGTCCATATGCAATACCAGTGCATGAATTTGTTCCGGTAAAAGCATATTGCTACCACCCGAGAGAATCAGAACATTTAGCTGTTGCTGCTTGGCGAATTCTAGCGCCTGAATCAGGTCTTCATTTGATTGAATTTTGCAGTAATGTGATGCCACTGCATCCAGACTGAGGGTATTAAAAGGTTTAAGTTGAACCTGTGTTTGGATTTGCATGACTTAAACCTTAAGCTCTTTTTGTTGCATTTTAAAGACATCGATCCATGCAAGACTGCTGGATTCACACTGATTGAGTACGCGTTCAAAACCTTCAGCACCGCCATAATAAGGATCAGGTACTGCCTGTTTTGGATAATCAGGATCATATTCGCTCATCAGGGCGACTTCGGCACGTAATTGACCAAATTCTTGTTCAGCACATTTCTGCAGTGCAAGAATATCACTGAGATTGGCGTCATCCATCGCAAGAATCAGATCAAAATCAAGGAAATCCTGTAGAGTCAGCTGACGGGCACGCAATGCAGACAGATCATAACCACGCTTTAAGGCATGTTCCTGACTGCGCAAATCAGGGGCTTTACCCGGATGATAATTACTGGTTCCCGCCGAATCGACCATAATATTGAGATTATGTACATCGCAATAATGTCTGAGGACCACCTCTGCCGTGGGAGAACGACAAATATTTCCCAGACAAACACATAACACCTTAAATGGCGTTCTGGATGACATAAACAACCTCAGCACTACTTTATTTTCAGGATTCTTATGTTAAGTTATTTGTATAGTGAATCCTATATCACAACACCACAATAATATGAATTTGGATAAAAATTAAGGAAGCAGCCATGCAAAGATTTCAATTTCAGACTGTTCCCAACATCATTGCCGGACTTGGCACAATTCGTGAGCTGCACCAAATTCTACAGAAAGGCAAATATATACGTGCGCTGTTAGTGACCGATCAAGGCATGATTGCACAGAATCTGCATGAGGAAGTTTTATACATTATCAATGAAGCAGGTCTGGATTACGCTATCTATGCTGATGTGCAGGCAGATCCGCCAGAACATATTATAGCGGATGCCATCTCTTTCGCCCGTCAGGAACAGATCGATGTGGTGATTGGTTTTGGTGGTGGCAGTTCACTGGATGTGGCCAAGATTATTGCCGTCTTGAGCCACGCACAGCAAACCCAATGCCTCCATGAGCTATATGGCATCGATCAAGTTGAAGGCCCACGTCTGCCCCTGATCCTGATTCCGACTACAGCAGGAACCGGTTCGGAAGTAACCCCAATTTCGATTGTGACTACAGGTGAGACCACCAAAACTGGAATTGTTTCCCCTTTCCTGTTTGCGGATACTGCCATTCTGGATGCCAGCTTTACCCGTAGTTTGCCTCGACACATTACGGCAGCGACCGGCATTGATGCCATGGTACATGCCATAGAAGCTTATACATCGAAAATCAAGAAAAATCCCTATTCGGATATGCTGGCCAAACAGGCATTAAAGCTCCTGAATAATAACCTGGCTCGTGTTCTGGATGATGGCGATGACCTGGAAGCACGCCAGAATATGCTGGTTGGTTCCATGCTGGCTGGTCAGGCTTTTGCCAATGCACCCGTCGGTGCAGTACATGCTTTGGCTTATCCACTTGGCGGCCATTTTCATCTTTCCCATGGGCATAGCAATGCGATTGTGCTGACTGAGGTACTGAAATTCAATGCCCCTGCGGCCAAACAGCGCTATGCTGAACTGATGACCTGGCTCGATCCCTACAGCAAAGGCTGCCATGATGGTTTAACCGATCTATTTATTGATCATTTTAATAATCATCTGGAACGTAGTGGTTTACCTCTGAAACTGAGTCAACTGGATATTCCTGAGCATATGTTAATGATGCTGGCGGAAGATGCCATGAAACAGACGCGACTGTTGCAAAACAATCCGCGAGATATGACTGTGGAAGACGCTCTACAGATCTATCAGGCGATTTATGCCTAATGTCTACCAATTAGCAACTTAAATTCATCTCAATTTTTATAAGAAACGATTCATGAGCAAAGCAACTGTCAAAACCCGTGAGCAATATACTTTCTTCTTCAGTATTCAGACCCGCTGGGCGGACAATGATCTATACGGCCATGTCAATAATGTTAACTATTACAGCTATTTTGATACCGCAGCCAATGCCCTGCTGATCCAACATGCTGGTTTTGACCCAAGGACTTCTCCCCATATTGGTTTGGTGGTGAATTCCTGCTGTCAGTTCAATCAGGAGCTGTCTTATCCAGAAGTGATTGAAGTCGGTGTCAATATTGCCAAGCTAGGAAGTTCCTCTCTGACTTATGACCTAGCCATCTTTAAGCAAGATCATGACCAGGCTGCAGCACAAGGCAGTTTTGTACATGTTTTTGTCGATCGTCATACACGAAAAAGCACCCCGATTTCGAATGAAATGCGAGATGCCCTATGTCCGTTTATACACAGTCGCTGTGAAATCTAGAACTTATTTCAGCTGAATGTTCTTCAATTCCGCATCGAAATTCTGTACCAGATCTTTCACCGCAGGTTCTGCATGTAGAAGTTCTTCAGCACGTTTAAATGCACGCACCTTACGTTCACGCTGCATGGTGTAAGGTATCAGTTCGTTGACATCTTCAAACTTCACCTTGAATTGTGTACCTGTCCACTGCTGTTTCAGTGCTTCTTCTAGCGTATGTTGCAACTGACCGAGTAACTGCTGGTAACGCTCCGGAATATGAAAAACTGATTCTCCATCAATCTGCCCGGTCATGATGCCGTACTGTGCCAGCTCCTGTACGGCCGGTGAAAGCTGGCTATTGCGGAACCAGAATTCCCATTTTTCTACAGTCCATTCACCCTGCATGTCCTGTACCGGAATTTGCAGAATATCCTGTGGCATCAGATTGCGGTCTGTTGAAATATCTGCATTTGCTGACTGGATATTTACAATTTCCGACGAAACTATAGGCGCTGCTTGGGATTCAACTGCGATATTTTCAACAGTTTCTGGCTCAGGTGCTGCTGCAGACAAACTGAATTCAGGCTCATTCTGCTCTACAGGTGCAGTAGCATGATCTTCAGGAAGATATTCTTCTAAAAGGAAATCATCACTGCTGGCTTCATTGCTTGCTGTAGCCGGTTCTACAGGTAAATCATCAAAACCAAACAGGCCATCTTCCACACTTGGATCAAACATAATCTGATCCGTACCTGTTTCAACTGTAGTAGGTTCTGCTGCCTGTACTTCGACAGATGCATTATCTAAATTTGGCTCAGTCTCATCATCGAGAAAATCATCGGAAGATGGCTCAGACTGCGCAGAGTCTGGGCTATATTCAGGCTCATCCTCATAATTTTCATCTAATGGAAAATCTTCGACCACCGGTGATGCAACTGGAGCACTTTCCTGTTGGGGTACAACGTTTGGCTGTGCAACTACAGGTGCCACTTGTTGAACTTGTACAGTATTGGCTTGGATTTCATTTGGCTGCAATGGGCGGAACGCCAGCAAGCGCAGCACCGTCATTTCAAAGCCCTGCTCCTGCGTTACTGCCATTTGCAGATCAGCACGACCTTTACAGGCAATTTGATAATACAGCTGCAGATCTTGTGCTGAAATCAGTCCTGAGAGCTGCATGATTTTCTGGTTAATTTCAGCACTATATTTCAGACTTAAATCTGGTAAATATTGTAAAAGTGCCAGTTCATGCAAGGTTGAAATCAGCTGATCCAGTACTAAGGAAACATCCAGTGCTTGTTGACGGAATTGAAGCAGAAGTTCACTGACTCGCGCTTTCTGGTTCTGATGAATTGCCAGAATCAGGTCATAGATAATGGTGCGGTCAATCAGCCCCAGCATCTCTTTCACGTCCTGATGCTGAATCGCCCCCTGACCATAGGCAATGGCCTGATCGGTCAGCGACAGTGCATCACGCAGTGAACCTTGAGCGGATTCGGCAATTTGCCAGATCGCATCCTGGTCAGCCTGAATACTTTCTTTTTGTAAAATATGACCCAGGTGATCAGTAATTTCATCGACTGCTAATGGACGCAAAGTAAACTGTAAACAGCGCGAAATAACCGTAATCGGGAGTTTTTGCGGATCTGTGGTTGCAAACAAGAACTTCACATGTTCAGGTGGCTCTTCCAGCGTCTTTAACAAGGCATTGAAAGAATGGGTAGAGAGCATGTGTACTTCATCGATCAGATAGACCTTAAAGCGACCTTGAGTCGGTGCATACGGAACGTTATCTAACAGTTCACGTGTATCTTCAACTTTTGTGCGGGAAGCTGCATCAATCTCGATCAGGTCAATAAAACGGCCTTCATTTACGGCGGTACAGGTTGGACACACCTCACACGGCGTTGAAGTCACCCCTGTTTCACAGTTCAGGCATTTTGCAAGAATACGTGCAATCGTCGTTTTACCCACACCGCGCGTGCCCGTAAATAAATAGGCATGATGCAGACGACCGCGTTCGAGCGCACTGGTTAAAGCACGAGAAACGTGGTTTTGACCCACCAATTCATTGAAATTACGAGGACGATATTTTCGTGCAAGTACCTGATACATGTATGCTCCTTTTTACAGGTCTAAGCATACTGTTTTTTTGATAAATAGTGAAATAAATGCAGGAATTGAATAAATAAAAATCCCTTTTTTATTCAGATAAAAAAAGGGATATAAAACAAAAACTTTTATCAAGAATTTAGGCTTTCAGCTAAAATAAAATCACTTTGCATCTGATAGCGTTTGCCTGTTTGATCTTCACGAATTTCCAGTAAGCCCTTTTCCAGATCAACGAACAGTAAATTTCGTTTAGCCACATTGAGCAATTCAATCTTCTGGCGGCTATCATCCTGGAAACGGATTTTACCGCTAATCGTTTCAAGCTCGTTATGACCACTCAGGCTTTCACGTTCCAGCACAAAGGTTTCATTTTTATTCAGTCGAAGTTTTACTGCCATTCCCGGGCAATCTTCACAGCTGGATAAACATCCCATACACGGGGTTGTACCCTGATATTCACCCACCCAAGCCGTTTGCATCGCTTGGGCTTCAACCGCAGTTTGGGCTTTATCCTGTTTGGTTTCCTGACAGCCCCATAGTGCCGCCGTTGCCACCAGTGGAATCAAAACAACTTTCTTCATGACTCTAGATTCAGCATGTTGATTATGCGGCAACATAGCATAGTGAATACGTCAGGTAAATTGTATTCATTTATCCAGAATCTTAAAACCAGCCTTTACGTCCGGTCTGGATCTTATCAGCGCAGCGTAAAGCTTCCTGGGTTAAGCCCCACAGACGGTAATCGCCAGTAATAGAGGCTGTAGGGAAATTATGGGTATAGGCAAAACTCAGGTTACGTTCCGGATCACACCAGGCCCCAGAACCATTAAAACCGACATGGCCAAAGCCTTGT is a window of Acinetobacter sp. ASP199 DNA encoding:
- a CDS encoding IS5 family transposase (programmed frameshift), translating into MRYQNLNRFSDSEFKRLVGVPRAVFTEMVEVLEKAESLKKKSGRPHTLAIEDQLLLTLNYLRNYSTQLELAAHYHIAESNVNRTIKKVEDALMRSRRFTLPKRSLTTTDERFNWVIIDATECSIERPKKNQSKFYSGKKKKHTLKAQVIYHPKSKQIIGLDISYGSQHDIKLARKTVKKFKHCEYVMTDLGYYGLEQDGFKLLMPIKKKKNFPLFEVEKKYNKMIGKIRVVIEHINSQLKTFRILSERYRNRRKRFGLRMNLIAALVNRINLQ
- a CDS encoding FMN-binding glutamate synthase family protein, with product MANPAQLVRHKLLNTFFSRYSIWFLCIFIALVFTGFHIGYSPRYIYYFMPQTLVNTLWIISAVLSVVGLYDVLQHRHSILRNYPIMGHFRFLFEEFRPEIRQYFIEADQDALPFSRMQRSLVYQRAKNENSDKPFGSIIDVYNHDYKFVTHSIIPCPPADPATFRITIGNEQCKQPYSASIMNISAMSFGSMSANAIRALNLGAKMGNFYHDTGEGSISPYHLENGGDLVWEIGSAYFGCRTLDGQFDPVKFAEKAKIPQVKMIEIKLSQGAKPGHGGILPKAKISEEIAEIRGVSREHDCVSPASHPAFGTPIEMMEFIQQLRELSGGKPVGFKLCLGQPWQFMSIVKAMLHTKILPDFIVVDGSEGGTGAAPIEMIDNIGVPLREGLLFVHNTLVGAGLRKQIKIGASGKIISAFDIASTIAIGADWVNSARGFMFAIGCIQAQSCHTNQCPVGVTTQDKSRQKALHVPSKAERVYNYHKSTLKALSEMIASAGVCHPSGIKAHQLAQRINSHEIKNYAQLHFWMKENELLHCENRDEENFYYRMWNIATAEKF
- a CDS encoding alpha/beta hydrolase — protein: MSDIPFLNPAILKQLELPVPNRDITPQLLQPLNLNRDMQPTLELQAYRKLYGFDLLNAKHWQGYVQMPLFKLHVQVFEPDLTESRFDKIQGTVFLLHGYLEHSGIYQPIVKELLEEGFSVLTFDLPGHGLSNGSSANIQNFDHYQQVLHAVHRYVRHTTQLPKPWLGIGQSTGGAIWMHHLLEFAERRENPFVDRVLLLSPLIRPAKTAWWHNSVGLGIIRRIKREVPRHFRRNNHNPEFLRFVRLKDPLQPRMMGMDWILAMSRWMQQMEDRPACRIPVWLAQGAQDQTVDWRYNIEFIRRKFRLQTLLMLEEGSHQLINERADIRAALTGLIPAFLHAQGGRTYY
- a CDS encoding YdcF family protein is translated as MDKAHWMVRIVQVVSALFVLCALFVVFLYSPFYSHLMVKGLNYFVPVEVNQIAAESQKQASLSVNETLEPGSELWIARQAYLKVMEEDISKNQSQNLALIQARYKALQQLLEDEREAEAEKSEQQKVQVPLLVTETEAADAVEPDDLTELLSLSSDENAAQMEQFIEFLKSYDVEQHQQNIAQMTNVEFAEDLATLNHDQTQPVQDEMSKPYAIVVLGGGLTLHENGKDIIVNDYTRLRLEKTLEVEKQYDLPIVLSGVEAPYMQRWLQAYDVDAKLLEDRSMNTCENSRFSSLLLQKKGGAPTVILITDRYHMPRTRRLFALNGIQTIPVEAPMPNSLTTWRPSVKNYDHSRRANYELLATLRDVWFGSSDCREVP
- the murB gene encoding UDP-N-acetylmuramate dehydrogenase produces the protein MQIQTQVQLKPFNTLSLDAVASHYCKIQSNEDLIQALEFAKQQQLNVLILSGGSNMLLPEQIHALVLHMDIQGIELLDADDQVQCLRVGAGQNWHDFVLWTTQQGFYGLQNLALIPGLVGASPVQNIGAYGVEVGEFIESVEVYDRKNHSFSSIKAADCDFAYRHSIFKDHPGRYIITHVIFRLLKQPELKLNYGDLKTAVGDEQTPENLERQVIQIRQSKLPDPKEYPNVGSFFKNPVVELQFFDQIAQQFPNLPHYPQPNNQVKMAAGWLIDQSGWKGKQLGSVGMFHKQALVLVNYANASLKDVRATYKAVQTDVQKKFGVLLEPEPVLFAENGMIRSHQD
- a CDS encoding low molecular weight protein-tyrosine-phosphatase, with protein sequence MSSRTPFKVLCVCLGNICRSPTAEVVLRHYCDVHNLNIMVDSAGTSNYHPGKAPDLRSQEHALKRGYDLSALRARQLTLQDFLDFDLILAMDDANLSDILALQKCAEQEFGQLRAEVALMSEYDPDYPKQAVPDPYYGGAEGFERVLNQCESSSLAWIDVFKMQQKELKV
- a CDS encoding iron-containing alcohol dehydrogenase, with the translated sequence MQRFQFQTVPNIIAGLGTIRELHQILQKGKYIRALLVTDQGMIAQNLHEEVLYIINEAGLDYAIYADVQADPPEHIIADAISFARQEQIDVVIGFGGGSSLDVAKIIAVLSHAQQTQCLHELYGIDQVEGPRLPLILIPTTAGTGSEVTPISIVTTGETTKTGIVSPFLFADTAILDASFTRSLPRHITAATGIDAMVHAIEAYTSKIKKNPYSDMLAKQALKLLNNNLARVLDDGDDLEARQNMLVGSMLAGQAFANAPVGAVHALAYPLGGHFHLSHGHSNAIVLTEVLKFNAPAAKQRYAELMTWLDPYSKGCHDGLTDLFIDHFNNHLERSGLPLKLSQLDIPEHMLMMLAEDAMKQTRLLQNNPRDMTVEDALQIYQAIYA
- a CDS encoding thioesterase family protein, which translates into the protein MSKATVKTREQYTFFFSIQTRWADNDLYGHVNNVNYYSYFDTAANALLIQHAGFDPRTSPHIGLVVNSCCQFNQELSYPEVIEVGVNIAKLGSSSLTYDLAIFKQDHDQAAAQGSFVHVFVDRHTRKSTPISNEMRDALCPFIHSRCEI
- the dnaX gene encoding DNA polymerase III subunit gamma/tau, producing MYQVLARKYRPRNFNELVGQNHVSRALTSALERGRLHHAYLFTGTRGVGKTTIARILAKCLNCETGVTSTPCEVCPTCTAVNEGRFIDLIEIDAASRTKVEDTRELLDNVPYAPTQGRFKVYLIDEVHMLSTHSFNALLKTLEEPPEHVKFLFATTDPQKLPITVISRCLQFTLRPLAVDEITDHLGHILQKESIQADQDAIWQIAESAQGSLRDALSLTDQAIAYGQGAIQHQDVKEMLGLIDRTIIYDLILAIHQNQKARVSELLLQFRQQALDVSLVLDQLISTLHELALLQYLPDLSLKYSAEINQKIMQLSGLISAQDLQLYYQIACKGRADLQMAVTQEQGFEMTVLRLLAFRPLQPNEIQANTVQVQQVAPVVAQPNVVPQQESAPVASPVVEDFPLDENYEDEPEYSPDSAQSEPSSDDFLDDETEPNLDNASVEVQAAEPTTVETGTDQIMFDPSVEDGLFGFDDLPVEPATASNEASSDDFLLEEYLPEDHATAPVEQNEPEFSLSAAAPEPETVENIAVESQAAPIVSSEIVNIQSANADISTDRNLMPQDILQIPVQDMQGEWTVEKWEFWFRNSQLSPAVQELAQYGIMTGQIDGESVFHIPERYQQLLGQLQHTLEEALKQQWTGTQFKVKFEDVNELIPYTMQRERKVRAFKRAEELLHAEPAVKDLVQNFDAELKNIQLK